One window of the Candidatus Eremiobacterota bacterium genome contains the following:
- a CDS encoding Mu transposase C-terminal domain-containing protein has protein sequence MPEDLALKKALFRYQVISPLLAMDISRGEKMKRYRELADKEWVTPGGKQVRISVEAIRRWLRCYKKEGFEGLKDSHRSSRGGRIPQEAIVKACQLKQQVAERSIDKIITIMEDMGFAEEGLLKRSTLHRHLKERGLSARRVKAPDRKDLARWQAEYANDLWQSDMLGGPYLPDPLSQGTKRKTWLYGFLDDASRLMPYGRFFFKGDLPALELVFKRSIQRCGRPRAVYYDNGLVYRAEHMERVCAELGIHKPIFTSVRRPQGHGKIEAWNAFCTTNFLAELKDSHITTLEDLNKAFLIWVEYEYNRRRHSELGCTPRERWQRDAGRFRYVNEEKLRTVFLWREERRVDKCAMIQLFTRRYRVSTRFCGRKVEVRYNPEHLEVIEIWSGGKFQERVHPFVTRRRRPPREVLPPSEIPEPAEKTDYLGFLVKSHEAGDDSPRPGEEFLHREELSAVDAFVELFRNRVAAEVFDEQALRDHWARCGPLDLVEVAGALENMLADCPADLHISFYLDRLQKGDSL, from the coding sequence ATGCCCGAAGATCTGGCTCTTAAGAAAGCGCTCTTCCGCTACCAGGTCATCAGCCCGCTTCTCGCGATGGACATCTCGCGGGGAGAGAAAATGAAGCGCTACCGGGAGCTTGCCGACAAAGAATGGGTCACCCCGGGAGGAAAGCAGGTCAGGATAAGTGTCGAGGCTATCCGCCGCTGGCTCCGGTGCTATAAGAAGGAGGGCTTTGAGGGCCTCAAAGATTCTCACCGCTCCTCCCGGGGAGGCAGAATACCGCAGGAGGCCATTGTGAAAGCCTGCCAGCTCAAGCAGCAGGTCGCTGAGCGATCCATCGACAAAATCATCACCATCATGGAGGATATGGGCTTTGCGGAAGAAGGGCTCCTCAAGCGCTCCACCCTCCACCGCCATCTCAAGGAGCGGGGGCTCTCCGCGCGCCGTGTCAAAGCGCCCGACAGGAAAGATCTTGCACGGTGGCAGGCCGAGTATGCCAACGACCTGTGGCAGTCCGACATGCTGGGCGGCCCCTATCTTCCAGACCCGCTCTCCCAAGGCACAAAGAGAAAGACCTGGCTTTATGGCTTTCTTGATGACGCCTCGCGCCTGATGCCCTATGGAAGGTTCTTCTTCAAAGGAGATCTCCCGGCCCTCGAACTTGTCTTCAAACGCTCCATTCAGCGGTGTGGGAGACCCCGTGCCGTATACTACGACAACGGGCTTGTGTATCGAGCAGAACATATGGAGAGGGTCTGCGCAGAGCTCGGCATCCACAAACCAATATTTACTAGCGTGAGACGACCTCAAGGTCACGGTAAGATCGAGGCATGGAATGCCTTCTGCACCACCAACTTCCTCGCCGAGCTGAAAGACTCGCACATCACCACTCTTGAAGACCTCAACAAAGCATTTCTCATATGGGTTGAGTATGAATACAACCGCAGGCGCCACAGCGAGCTCGGGTGCACTCCCCGCGAGCGCTGGCAGAGAGATGCCGGACGGTTTCGTTATGTCAATGAGGAGAAACTGAGGACGGTATTCCTCTGGAGAGAGGAGCGCAGGGTGGACAAATGTGCCATGATTCAGCTTTTCACCAGGCGCTACCGCGTATCAACCCGGTTTTGCGGGAGAAAAGTTGAGGTCCGCTACAATCCCGAGCATCTTGAGGTCATAGAGATATGGTCGGGAGGGAAATTCCAGGAGCGTGTGCACCCCTTCGTCACCCGGCGCCGCAGGCCTCCCCGGGAGGTTCTTCCGCCCTCCGAAATCCCCGAGCCCGCTGAAAAGACCGACTACCTGGGATTTCTTGTGAAGAGCCATGAGGCAGGCGACGATTCACCGAGGCCCGGGGAAGAGTTTCTTCACCGTGAAGAGCTCAGTGCCGTTGATGCCTTTGTTGAGTTATTCAGGAACCGGGTGGCGGCGGAGGTGTTTGACGAGCAGGCGCTGAGAGACCACTGGGCACGATGTGGTCCCCTTGATCTCGTTGAGGTGGCCGGCGCCCTTGAGAATATGCTTGCGGACTGCCCGGCAGATCTGCACATCAGCTTTTATCTTGACCGCCTGCAGAAAGGAGATTCTTTATGA
- a CDS encoding AAA family ATPase, protein MKIRKEDIEQFDRGRLQTFFAFSKIPFTKYVWSSKMFQAKSQQELLQGLHYSLEVRGISLVIGSPGVGKSITLRKFKDELSPQHYQPYYLWNTRISPVGFMRSLCRTFQLPPAPYIADMFDSVNAFLGGLEETMGKYPVLIFDECDNLSREVLERIRLLMNFEMDSDERFSLIMCGTEKLQNLLREHAHTAFRQRITYCHKLRPFSFDDARAYVNYHLSRVDGAPEIFTDGAVNLMFQMSRGLPRVMNQVAIQSLIHAAIHRNERIDENLIRRNVDINLLIELPDDEKSAA, encoded by the coding sequence ATGAAAATCAGGAAAGAGGATATCGAGCAGTTTGACAGGGGACGACTCCAGACATTTTTTGCCTTCTCGAAGATACCCTTCACCAAGTATGTCTGGTCATCAAAGATGTTTCAGGCGAAGAGCCAGCAGGAGCTTCTTCAGGGCCTTCACTACAGCCTCGAGGTGAGGGGGATTTCTCTTGTCATCGGCAGTCCCGGCGTGGGCAAGAGCATCACGCTCAGGAAGTTCAAGGACGAGCTTTCGCCCCAGCATTATCAGCCCTACTATCTCTGGAACACCAGGATATCCCCTGTGGGATTCATGCGCTCCCTGTGCCGGACCTTTCAGCTTCCTCCCGCCCCTTACATCGCCGACATGTTCGACTCGGTGAATGCCTTTCTCGGCGGACTTGAGGAGACCATGGGGAAGTATCCCGTCCTCATCTTTGATGAATGCGACAATCTCTCACGGGAGGTGCTGGAACGCATCCGGCTCCTTATGAACTTCGAGATGGACTCTGACGAGAGATTCTCGCTTATCATGTGCGGCACCGAGAAGCTCCAGAACCTGCTGAGAGAGCATGCCCATACCGCCTTCCGCCAGAGGATCACCTATTGCCATAAGCTGCGCCCTTTCTCCTTTGACGATGCGAGGGCCTATGTGAATTACCATCTCTCTCGTGTTGACGGTGCTCCTGAGATATTCACCGACGGGGCTGTAAATCTCATGTTTCAGATGTCGCGGGGCCTTCCGCGAGTGATGAACCAGGTGGCGATACAGTCACTCATCCACGCGGCAATTCACCGGAACGAGAGGATTGATGAAAATCTCATCAGGAGAAATGTTGACATCAACCTTCTCATCGAGCTTCCCGACG